One Periophthalmus magnuspinnatus isolate fPerMag1 chromosome 4, fPerMag1.2.pri, whole genome shotgun sequence genomic window, gcagcagcaaaacaaccctGTAAAGCAAATTCATTTTGGGTCAGCTCTTTGCCTTAttccattttgtcatttttatgagAAATTAAATACTTACAAAATCAAGTAAATGAAAAGTAAAGTGTTAAGAGTGCTGGCTTCCCTCTGAACAAACAGAGAGCGAGCCTTATCAGTCACACTCCATACCCAGGAGCCACCTGCCCATGCAGACAAATGTAAGTGAAACATGTCTATTTGGACATCATTTTGACATGTGACTTGAATAAACTGAGGAGTACGTCACTTACTTGACACAGACAGATCTTCTGATGAGGAGCTATCACTTGGCTGTATGTGCATGCTTCTTAGAGTGGAGCCAGTACTATTAGGCACGGTCTCTGAAATAGAACGTTTGTACATTAGCATACAACATTGCACAGAAATTCAAgacatgtgcatgtgtatggaaAATGCCTTACCTCTGTGGGGTTTGAAGAGGGGCTGCACTGGAGTTTGAATGTCAGAGCCATCAAAGAGGTCAAAGCTCTCCTCCAAACTCGACTGGCTGGAGTTCTGTTTGAAGAGACAATGTTTGACCATTAGAAATCAATAATACAAGACAATGCTGAAGATTTCACAAACAGTTTTCTTACCACAAGTCTACTCTTCTCAAAGCTGTTTTCAGCTGAGGAAAATATGGGGCTACTGTTTGTGCTTCCatcctgaaaataaaaaatgtattttaatttgtttcatttgactgaaatagaaacaaaaatgatGCAAGTAACAAACCTGACAAACTTACCTCAATCTGAGGACAGACTGAACGTAGAAGCTGATAACATCCCTCTCGGTTTCTCAGGGAGACAAAGAGATACTAAAAAGAACAATATGGTTAGTGTTCACAGTTAACCATTTTAATACAATTAAAAAGGAGGGTTCTGTAACTGAAGTCAAGAAACTAACCTTGTCTCCATCTGTAGTGCGAATGGATACGGCATTGGGGACAAGCAGGGCTGTGTTTTGCTTCTTCACAATGTGGATGGAGGAAACTGGAACAACAACCTGCAAATACCAATcttgtttaaaaacacatttttaaatatatatacttttttttatataacaatGGGTGAAATGCGTGCCTAcctttgtgtccttgagcaaaacggAGGAATAAAAGCAAACGTTTTTAT contains:
- the si:zfos-943e10.1 gene encoding GRAM domain-containing protein 2B isoform X3, which codes for MPTVSRYISFRASKRFKLSSSYPVEGSGGGLPAKVKKSRSSLSNGSIKKVEARKALSLEAAQLEIQQQHKTLSRQGAVRSQTFDEDSKGFERTEGTGSQSSFIKHNKTFHKLFPDIPESEDLIHAYLCALQKEVPYHGRLYITDKNVCFYSSVLLKDTKVVVPVSSIHIVKKQNTALLVPNAVSIRTTDGDKYLFVSLRNREGCYQLLRSVCPQIEDGSTNSSPIFSSAENSFEKSRLVNSSQSSLEESFDLFDGSDIQTPVQPLFKPHRETVPNSTGSTLRSMHIQPSDSSSSEDLSVSSGSWVWSVTDKARSLFVQREASTLNTLLFIYLILVVLLLLSSGYIGLRIVALEEQLTSLGALPEFTLQSGYRQET
- the si:zfos-943e10.1 gene encoding GRAM domain-containing protein 2B isoform X4; amino-acid sequence: MPTVSRYISFRASKRFKLSSYPVEGSGGGLPAKVKKSRSSLSNGSIKKVEARKALSLEAAQLEIQQQHKTLSRQGAVRSQTFDEDSKGFERTEGTGSQSSFIKHNKTFHKLFPDIPESEDLIHAYLCALQKEVPYHGRLYITDKNVCFYSSVLLKDTKVVVPVSSIHIVKKQNTALLVPNAVSIRTTDGDKYLFVSLRNREGCYQLLRSVCPQIEDGSTNSSPIFSSAENSFEKSRLVNSSQSSLEESFDLFDGSDIQTPVQPLFKPHRETVPNSTGSTLRSMHIQPSDSSSSEDLSVSSGSWVWSVTDKARSLFVQREASTLNTLLFIYLILVVLLLLSSGYIGLRIVALEEQLTSLGALPEFTLQSGYRQET
- the si:zfos-943e10.1 gene encoding GRAM domain-containing protein 2B isoform X2, which gives rise to MLENKRERLKTFLRKIDEKAIVRIKHFMKEGYPVEGSGGGLPAKVKKSRSSLSNGSIKKVEARKALSLEAAQLEIQQQHKTLSRQGAVRSQTFDEDSKGFERTEGTGSQSSFIKHNKTFHKLFPDIPESEDLIHAYLCALQKEVPYHGRLYITDKNVCFYSSVLLKDTKVVVPVSSIHIVKKQNTALLVPNAVSIRTTDGDKYLFVSLRNREGCYQLLRSVCPQIEDGSTNSSPIFSSAENSFEKSRLVNSSQSSLEESFDLFDGSDIQTPVQPLFKPHRETVPNSTGSTLRSMHIQPSDSSSSEDLSVSSGSWVWSVTDKARSLFVQREASTLNTLLFIYLILVVLLLLSSGYIGLRIVALEEQLTSLGALPEFTLQSGYRQET
- the si:zfos-943e10.1 gene encoding GRAM domain-containing protein 2B isoform X1, with the translated sequence MLENKRERLKTFLRKIDEKAIVRIKHFMKEGSYPVEGSGGGLPAKVKKSRSSLSNGSIKKVEARKALSLEAAQLEIQQQHKTLSRQGAVRSQTFDEDSKGFERTEGTGSQSSFIKHNKTFHKLFPDIPESEDLIHAYLCALQKEVPYHGRLYITDKNVCFYSSVLLKDTKVVVPVSSIHIVKKQNTALLVPNAVSIRTTDGDKYLFVSLRNREGCYQLLRSVCPQIEDGSTNSSPIFSSAENSFEKSRLVNSSQSSLEESFDLFDGSDIQTPVQPLFKPHRETVPNSTGSTLRSMHIQPSDSSSSEDLSVSSGSWVWSVTDKARSLFVQREASTLNTLLFIYLILVVLLLLSSGYIGLRIVALEEQLTSLGALPEFTLQSGYRQET